A genomic window from Yarrowia lipolytica chromosome 1D, complete sequence includes:
- a CDS encoding uncharacterized protein (Compare to YALI0D06193g, weakly similar to KLLA-IPF1932.1 Kluyveromyces lactis KLLA0F00572g) produces the protein MSSPPRPKPKTSRARPLVRSKTGCLTCRKRKKKCDENHPICKGCQRNQLECVWAVPSTSIPAVSYKPLEMDLAEQQQTQPSIRHGELPHETVPWGSPPPQQQHHHQQHQQHHHQHHQQQQQQQQHLHQQQQQQQQHQQQHQQHQQHQQQQEIFPQNIQMPTYISDPDKQEEMDSNNDQDSPPTLQSTPLQSILTMSRDPTSDITRDMSKLLNSASSDTFYGFMKSHEKRFLEAVMQFNLTESPYSNYAFQFAGLDLQPDTVKLYDRFLTRFVPVITPPHSHPDLSSWAVLIPLVFKSPEILQLSFACGALDLAWHDPDMMKTVQKHYLAAIRALRNKIASREVNGSEDWLFSIVQLLTTFEKHFGSPTSAVVRHLSGAQRVLRERQLKRVYDGGEIFALNKNDRVLMEAFLYNYSVAILFCKKSDLVYLSPPSVFDEFRPYLQVALYETQVYWSNNPILGAGFIVFEMCAKISWIARKEVLTIEDSQNIKSYIRALEIWSVPDIQKTHMTDELEYHSFMQHMYASRVMRQAVILLAKKLLNPDLQETSEEVVGHVTAAVEELKSIELGSYVSCIIGWAMAIAGCAATEKTHRELFKFRVEKFGENSRAAIFRQVMKLYGLAWGLGEDQKELGLDIIYERDVLESMAL, from the coding sequence ATGAGCTCGCCACCGCGCCCCAAACCCAAGACAAGCCGCGCCCGACCGCTTGTGCGGTCCAAAACAGGCTGTCTGACATGCCGAAAACGAAAGAAAAAATGCGACGAGAACCACCCCATCTGCAAGGGTTGCCAGCGTAACCAGCTCGAGTGCGTCTGGGCCGTACCCAGCACATCGATTCCGGCCGTCAGCTACAAGCCGCTGGAGATGGACCTGGCGGAAcaacaacagacacaaccCTCGATACGACACGGAGAACTTCCCCATGAAACTGTCCCATGGGGCAGcccacctcctcaacaacagcaccatcatcaacagcatcagcaacatcatcatcaacatcatcagcaacaacaacaacaacaacaacatctacatcagcagcagcagcaacaacaacagcatcagcagcagcatcaacagcatcagcagcatcagcaacaacagGAAATCTTTCCACAGAACATTCAAATGCCGACATACATTTCTGACCCGGACAAACAAGAAGAAATGGACTCAAACAACGACCAAGACTCGCCACCAACCCTACAATCGACGCCGCTGCAGTCCATTTTGAccatgtcacgtgatccaaCGTCGGACATTACACGTGACATGTCCAAGCTGCTTAACTCCGCTTCTTCAGACACCTTCTATGGCTTCATGAAGTCGCATGAGAAACGCTTTCTGGAAGCAGTCATGCAGTTCAATCTCACAGAGTCGCCGTATTCCAACTATGCTTTTCAATTTGCAGGTCTGGATCTGCAGCCCGACACAGTGAAGCTGTATGATCGGTTTCTAACCCGCTTTGTGCCCGTCATCACTCCTCCCCATAGCCATCCGGATCTTTCGTCCTGGGCAGTTTTAATTCCGCTAGTGTTCAAATCTCCGGAGATTTTGCAGCTCTCGTTCGCCTGCGGAGCTCTGGATTTGGCCTGGCATGATCCAGATATGATGAAGACGGTCCAGAAGCACTATCTGGCGGCAATTCGAGCCCTGCGAAACAAAATTGCGTCTCGCGAAGTCAACGGCAGTGAAGACTGGCTGTTTTCAATCGTCCAGCTGCTGACCACGTTTGAAAAGCATTTCGGAAGCCCAACTTCGGCGGTTGTACGTCATCTCAGTGGAGCTCAACGAGTTCTCAGAGAACGCCAGCTCAAACGGGTCTACGATGGAGGCGAAATCTTTGCGCTCAACAAAAACGACCGTGTTCTGATGGAAGCGTTCCTCTACAACTACTCTGTGGCCATTCTCTTTTGCAAGAAAAGCGATCTGGTTTACCTGAGTCCTCCCTCGGTGTTTGACGAGTTCAGACCGTACCTTCAGGTGGCTCTTTACGAGACCCAAGTGTACTGGTCCAACAATCCCATTCTCGGAGCTGGGTTCATTGTGTTTGAAATGTGTGCGAAGATCAGCTGGATCGCCCGCAAGGAAGTACTCACAATCGAGGACTCGCAGAATATCAAGTCGTACATCCGAGCCCTCGAAATATGGTCCGTCCCAGACATTCAAAAGACACACATGACCGATGAGCTCGAGTACCACAGCTTCATGCAGCACATGTACGCCTCCCGGGTGATGCGACAGGCCGTCATTCTGCTAGCCAAGAAACTGCTCAACCCAGACCTCCAGGAAACATCAGAGGAGGTTGTAGGACACGTGACCGCGGCCGTTGAGGAGCTTAAGTCCATCGAGCTCGGCTCCTACGTGTCCTGTATCATTGGCTGGGCCATGGCCATCGCCGGATGTGCCGCCACGGAAAAAACACACCGAGAGCTGTTCAAGTTCCGCGTCGAAAAGTTTGGTGAAAACTCCAGAGCCGCCATCTTCAGACAAGTTATGAAGCTTTATGGGCTGGCCTGGGGCCTGGGAGAGgaccagaaggagctgggaCTGGACATTATTTATGAGAGAGACGTGCTGGAGAGTATGGCTTTGTAG
- a CDS encoding mitochondrial 37S ribosomal protein mS47 (Compare to YALI0D06215g, similar to Saccharomyces cerevisiae EHD3 (YDR036C); ancestral locus Anc_3.271, similar to uniprot|Q9C251 Neurospora crassa Related to enoyl-CoA-hydratase), producing the protein MLRTLARTRMPLRAQINTRFMSQTTAAAEESPVLFSDNGTTRTITLNRPKKLNALDDPMCRAIFPRLKEWLKSDSANVVLFKGSGNKAFCAGGDVATLAKQNAAGAQGIEQSRDFFCTEYAMDFLLSVYPKPVIALNHGITMGGGLGVSMHLPFRVATETTLSAMPETSIGFFCDVGGTFFLPRLDGELGTFLALTSSRLKGYEAVAAGFATHYIPSARLDDLEKAIASLDIPKGRDATELYSQLNALLNDYSEVPANFKFQYGGEFRALIDRTFKYDAIEDIVAALKQEGEAGEKIIKLLGERSPTSVKVTLAALRRGRNQDIQSVFNDECNYAENFMHSREFIEGVTAKLIDKPAREPQWEPSSFEGVTPEIVKSFIQKRPGSKNDEMEVVINDTYKQYPWNFGLPREVEIEQYIKGETRSSDYKASPAEVVNHFTNKYSGKPGVSEKVKEVMQRKTKPDPNEPKVLDWVN; encoded by the coding sequence ATGTTGCGAACACTAGCCCGAACTAGAATGCCCCTGCGAGCTCAAATCAACACCCGATTCATGTCACAGACCACGGCGGCTGCCGAGGAGTCGCCTGTACTCTTCAGCGACAACGGCACCACCCGGACCATCACCCTCAACCGGCCCAAGAAACTCAACGCTCTGGACGACCCCATGTGCCGAGCCATCTTCCCCCGCCTCAAGGAGTGGCTCAAATCCGACTCCGCCAATGTCGTGCTGTTCAAGGGCTCCGGCAACAAGGCTTTCTGTGCCGGAGGTGACGTGGCTACTCTTGCCAAGCAGAACGCTGCAGGCGCCCAGGGCATTGAGCAATCCAgagacttcttctgcaCGGAATACGCCATGGACTTCCTGCTATCCGTCTACCCCAAGCCCGTGATTGCGCTCAACCATGGCATCACCATGGGTGGAGGTCTGGGTGTCTCCATGCACCTTCCCTTCCGAGTGGCCACTGAAACCACCCTCTCGGCCATGCCCGAGACCTCAATTGGTTTCTTCTGCGACGTTGGCGGCACCTTTTTCCTGCCCCGACTCGACGGAGAGCTTGGAACCTTCCTGGCTCTGACCTCGTCCCGACTCAAGGGCTACGAGGCTGTGGCTGCCGGCTTCGCCACCCACTACATCCCCTCCGCTCGACTAGACgatctggagaaggccatcGCTTCTCTGGACATCCCCAAGGGCCGAGACGCCACCGAGCTGTACTCCCAGCTCAACGCACTGCTCAACGACTACTCGGAGGTGCCTGCCAACTTCAAGTTCCAGTACGGCGGCGAGTTCCGAGCTCTGATCGACCGAACCTTCAAGTACGACGCCATTGAGGACATTGTGGCAGCTCTGAAGCAGGAGGGTGAGGCTGGTGAGAAGATCATCAAGCTCCTGGGCGAGCGATCCCCTACCTCTGTCAAGGTGACTCTTGCCGCTCTGCGACGAGGCCGAAACCAGGACATTCAGTCCGTGTTCAACGATGAGTGCAATTACGCCGAGAACTTTATGCACTCTCGAGAGTTCATTGAAGGTGTCACCGCCAAGCTCATTGACAAGCCTGCCCGAGAGCCCCAGTGggagccttcttctttcgaggGCGTGACTCCCGAGATTGTCAAGTCGTTTATCCAGAAGCGACCCGGCTCCAAGAacgacgagatggaggtggtcATCAACGATACCTACAAGCAGTACCCCTGGAACTTTGGCTTGCCCCGAGAGGTGGAAATTGAGCAGTACATCAAGGGCGAGACCCGATCGTCGGATTACAAGGCTTCCCCTGCCGAGGTTGTCAACCACTTTACTAACAAGTACTCTGGTAAGCCTGGTGTGAGcgagaaggtcaaggaggtgatgcAGCGAAAGACCAAGCCTGATCCTAACGAGCCCAAGGTTCTTGACTGGGTTAACTag
- a CDS encoding uncharacterized protein (Compare to YALI0D06237g, similar to uniprot|O59715 Schizosaccharomyces pombe Putative fatty acid desaturase), translated as MSTETQNEVRSRHVTTANEQHPKIHSAGPVSEADFFWTYQEEPHRSRRMEIIKAHPEVTKLTGHEPLTKWVVLGVVSLQFTCAYLLRNSPILSWPFLITAYVIGAVCIQNLFLAIHELSHNLGFKKPIHNKLFSIFANAPIGIPYSAGFGPYHLLHHKHLGDFRFDTDLPTPLEAALFSNVAGKAFFATFQLFFYAIRPICVAQLPFSIIHFLNIAAQVAVDVAVIKFWGMQSFWYLIISSFFAGSLHPVAGHFIAEHYVLGDNVDDAESTMKESGSDKLMADKNRNSSSVAPPETYSYYGILNLVTYNVGYHNEHHDFPFVPWTRLPALREMAKDFYDPLPQVKSWSMTIVDFIRDDRVSLWCRVKRDEAQMKRLAART; from the coding sequence atgagcaCCGAGACACAAAACGAGGTGCGTTCgcgccacgtgaccaccgCCAATGAGCAGCACCCGAAAATCCATTCTGCCGGCCCCGTTTCCGAGGCGGACTTCTTTTGGACCTACCAGGAGGAGCCCCATAGATCTCGACGGATGGAGATCATCAAGGCGCACCCTGAGGTGACCAAGCTGACTGGACACGAGCCCCTGACCAAGTGGGTGGTTCTTGGAGTGGTTTCTCTGCAGTTTACATGTGCCTACCTGCTTCGAAACAGTCCCATTTTGAGCTGGCCGTTTCTGATCACAGCTTACGTGATTGGAGCCGTGTGCATCCAGAACCTGTTTCTGGCGATCCACGAGCTGTCCCACAACCTGGGTTTCAAGAAGCCGATCCACAACAAGCTGTTTTCCATTTTTGCAAACGCCCCTATCGGAATCCCCTACAGCGCCGGCTTTGGACCCTACCATCTGCTACATCACAAACATCTGGGCGACTTCCGGTTCGACACAGACCTGCCAACTCCCCTGGAGGCTGCACTGTTTAGCAATGTTGCCGGCAAGGCGTTTTTCGCAACCTTTCAGCTCTTCTTCTACGCCATCCGACCCATCTGTGTCGCCCAGTTGCCCTTCTCGATCATCCACTTTCTCAACATTGCCGCCCAGGTGGCTGTTGACGTGGCCGTGATCAAATTCTGGGGAATGCAGTCCTTCTGGTACCTTATCATATCGTCCTTCTTTGCCGGTTCGCTTCATCCCGTCGCTGGCCACTTTATCGCCGAACACTACGTCCTGGGAGATAACGTGGACGATGCGGAATCGACCATGAAGGAGTCTGGGTCGGATAAGTTGATGGCCGACAAGAACCGAAACTCCTCTTCGGTCGCACCCCCTGAGACCTACTCCTACTATGGTATCCTTAACCTGGTTACCTACAATGTTGGATACCACAACGAGCACCACGACTTTCCTTTCGTGCCTTGGACTCGCCTGCCGGCTCTTAGAGAAATGGCCAAGGACTTTTACGACCCTCTGCCTCAGGTTAAGAGCTGGAGTATGACCATTGT